One window of Biomphalaria glabrata chromosome 6, xgBioGlab47.1, whole genome shotgun sequence genomic DNA carries:
- the LOC129926876 gene encoding uncharacterized protein LOC129926876, whose amino-acid sequence MEAKPKYLGVTLDPKMGLSDHVRTVREQASESLKVVKRLATTKWGAKANVLRALYIGAVRSRMEYSSLAQVYASQTSLAGLDSVQNQAIRLICGAFRTTPTAACEVMTNLPPLRLRRERAVIIAYEKFKRLEEGCPVRSLVDNWQGGNRLKRNSFMHSVRELSKEVDLPQNRAALALHGASSPANAPGVPEVRKSLIDPEVNKKCTQTVLRNTARKTVSQYPADYIKVYTDGSTRENLGQKTSGYGVVVQFPGTIENDEILGACSGRSNYVAEMVAIQNAVEYIEERLNEKTAQPSPIVLFTDSLSSLQAIESPADTLPEPLAKTLACVGRLQEKHKIRTTFQYIPGHVDVEGNVKADLLAKLGTKLDPVDEPQTFEQARTIVDEWARNKWSKSWENGNTGREV is encoded by the coding sequence ATGGAAGCCAAGCCGAAATACCTGGGAGTCACCCTGGACCCAAAAATGGGTTTGTCCGACCATGTGAGAACAGTGCGAGAGCAAGCGTCAGAGAGCCTTAAGGTAGTCAAGCGGTTAGCCACGACCAAGTGGGGGGCCAAAGCGAACGTGTTACGGGCCCTCTACATTGGAGCGGTAAGGTCGAGGATGGAGTACTCGTCTCTTGCACAGGTCTATGCCTCACAAACGTCTCTAGCGGGGCTGGACTCAGTGCAGAACCAAGCAATTAGACTCATTTGTGGTGCATTTCGTACGACGCCAACTGCGGCATGTGAGGTCATGACAAATCTCCCACCACTGAGATTACGAAGGGAGCGAGCCGTTATAATTGCTTATGAAAAATTCAAACGGCTAGAAGAGGGCTGCCCAGTCAGGAGTCTGGTCGACAATTGGCAGGGCGGAAATCGGCTGAAGCGGAACTCTTTCATGCACTCGGTGCGGGAATTGTCCAAAGAAGTCGATTTACCCCAGAACAGAGCAGCTCTCGCTCTGCATGGGGCTTCTTCTCCGGCGAATGCTCCTGGAGTCCCTGAGGTGAGGAAATCGCTGATTGACCCAGAAGTTAACAAGAAATGCACACAAACTGTCCTACGAAACACTGCCAGGAAAACTGTCTCCCAGTACCCAGCTGACTACATTAAAGTGTACACAGATGGTTCCACGAGAGAGAACCTCGGACAAAAAACCTCTGGGTATGGTGTGGTGGTTCAATTCCCTGGCACGATTGAGAACGATGAAATTCTAGGTGCGTGTTCTGGCAGGAGCAATTACGTAGCTGAAATGGTTGCAATTCAAAATGCAGTAGAGTACATTGAAGAACGACTTAACGAGAAAACAGCACAACCCAGTCCTATTGTACTGTTTACAGACTCTCTGTCGAGCCTACAAGCCATTGAAAGCCCTGCAGATACGCTCCCGGAACCACTGGCAAAAACACTGGCGTGCGTGGGACGCCtccaagaaaaacacaaaattcgGACGACATTCCAATACATACCTGGACACGTGGATGTGGAGGGTAATGTGAAAGCTGACTTATTAGCCAAGCTCGGCACAAAACTGGACCCTGTGGACGAGCCACAGACTTTTGAGCAGGCGCGTACGATAGTGGACGAATGGGCAAGAAATAAATGGAGCAAAAGCTGGGAAAACGGTAATACGGGAAGGGAAGTCTGA